Proteins from one Malaya genurostris strain Urasoe2022 chromosome 2, Malgen_1.1, whole genome shotgun sequence genomic window:
- the LOC131428012 gene encoding vitelline membrane protein 15a-1-like: MSKFVLLAVLATVVGTMANSYAPAPAPSYHAPAPSYHAPAHHAPAPSYHAAPSYHAAPVKCGANLLVGCAPNVAHVPCIPSHGGHGGYGGGHSSSYVGSSHRSAEADAFESNE, encoded by the coding sequence ATGAGCAAATTCGTCCTGTTGGCAGTTTTAGCGACCGTCGTTGGCACCATGGCCAACAGCTACGCACCGGCACCGGCTCCCAGCTACCACGCTCCCGCTCCCAGCTACCATGCTCCGGCTCACCACGCACCGGCTCCGTCGTACCACGCCGCTCCATCCTACCATGCCGCTCCGGTCAAGTGTGGCGCCAACCTGCTGGTCGGATGTGCTCCCAACGTTGCCCACGTTCCGTGCATCCCGTCGCATGGTGGCCACGGTGGATACGGCGGTGGACACAGCTCCAGCTACGTCGGTAGCTCCCACCGAAGCGCCGAAGCTGATGCCTTCGAGTCGAACGAGTAA
- the LOC131428011 gene encoding vitelline membrane protein 15a-2-like produces MHKLIILVIVSAVVGALADGYGSAPKYEAPKPAYHAPAPAYHAPAPAYHAPAPAPSYHAPAPAHYAPVVHSYAAKAPAVKCGANLLVGCAPNVAHVPCVPSHGGHGGYGGHGGHGGYRSADSESAIEALE; encoded by the coding sequence ATGCACAAGTTGATCATTTTGGTTATTGTTTCGGCCGTCGTCGGTGCCTTGGCTGACGGTTACGGATCCGCTCCGAAGTACGAGGCTCCGAAGCCGGCCTACCACGCCCCGGCTCCCGCCTATCACGCACCGGCTCCGGCTTACCACGCCCCGGCCCCGGCACCATCCTACCACGCACCCGCCCCGGCTCACTACGCCCCGGTTGTGCACTCGTACGCTGCCAAGGCTCCGGCTGTCAAGTGCGGAGCTAACCTGCTGGTCGGATGCGCACCCAACGTCGCCCACGTACCTTGCGTTCCATCGCACGGTGGACACGGTGGATACGGCGGACACGGAGGACACGGAGGATACCGCAGCGCTGACTCAGAATCTGCCATCGAAGCCCTCGAGTAA